In Alistipes ihumii AP11, a genomic segment contains:
- the nqrE gene encoding NADH:ubiquinone reductase (Na(+)-transporting) subunit E, producing MENIISIFVRSIFIDNMVFAFFFGMCSYIAVSKSVKTAMGLGIAVTFVMVMTVPINYLLNEYVLSPGALGWIDPAYGPGGASEIDLSFLSFIIFIAVIASFVQLVEMVVEKFAPALYNQLGIFLPLIAVNCAILGGSLFMQERDYASMGEVVSFAAGSGIGWWLAIVLIAAIREKIAYSNVPAPLRGAGITFILTGLMGIAFMTFMGIQL from the coding sequence ATGGAAAACATTATCAGCATATTCGTTCGGTCTATCTTCATAGACAACATGGTCTTCGCGTTCTTCTTCGGTATGTGTTCCTACATCGCCGTCAGCAAGAGCGTCAAGACGGCTATGGGACTCGGCATCGCCGTGACTTTCGTCATGGTGATGACCGTTCCGATCAACTATCTGCTCAACGAATACGTCCTTTCTCCGGGCGCGCTCGGCTGGATCGATCCGGCATACGGGCCGGGGGGCGCCAGCGAGATCGACCTGAGCTTTCTAAGCTTTATCATATTCATCGCCGTGATCGCCTCGTTCGTGCAGCTCGTCGAGATGGTCGTCGAGAAATTCGCTCCGGCGCTGTATAACCAGCTGGGTATCTTCCTGCCGCTGATCGCCGTGAACTGCGCGATTTTAGGCGGCTCGCTGTTCATGCAGGAGCGCGATTATGCTTCGATGGGAGAGGTTGTCTCTTTCGCGGCAGGATCGGGCATCGGCTGGTGGCTCGCTATCGTGCTGATCGCCGCCATTCGGGAGAAGATCGCCTACTCGAACGTACCGGCTCCGCTTCGCGGCGCGGGTATCACCTTCATTCTGACCGGTCTGATGGGGATTGCGTTCATGACGTTCATGGGGATTCAGTTGTAA
- a CDS encoding NADH:ubiquinone reductase (Na(+)-transporting) subunit D: MSNQEREPLFSAKNLKLLTSPFGQNNPITVQILGICSALAVTAKLKPAFVMALSVTVVTAFSNLIISLIRKGIPSRIRIIVQLVVVASLVILVDQVLKAYVYDVSKQLSVFVGLIITNCIIMGRIEAFALGNKPWPSFLDGLGNGMGYGLILIILGFVRELLGSGTLWGYPVFEKIGLYQTGYVNNGLMILPPMALICVGLIIWVQRSRNRNLIEK; the protein is encoded by the coding sequence ATGAGTAACCAAGAACGCGAGCCGCTTTTTTCGGCCAAAAACCTGAAGCTGCTGACCTCGCCTTTCGGACAGAATAATCCTATTACGGTACAGATATTGGGCATTTGCTCGGCGCTCGCCGTGACGGCCAAGCTGAAGCCTGCTTTCGTCATGGCTTTGTCGGTGACGGTCGTAACCGCTTTTTCGAACCTGATCATATCGTTGATCCGCAAGGGTATTCCGTCGCGGATCCGCATCATCGTCCAGCTGGTCGTCGTCGCCTCGCTGGTAATTCTCGTAGACCAGGTGCTCAAGGCTTACGTCTACGACGTGAGCAAGCAGCTTTCGGTCTTCGTCGGGCTGATTATCACCAATTGCATCATCATGGGGCGTATCGAAGCGTTCGCGCTGGGTAACAAGCCGTGGCCTTCGTTTTTGGACGGTCTCGGGAACGGTATGGGATACGGACTGATTCTGATCATTCTCGGATTCGTCCGAGAGTTGCTCGGCTCGGGTACGCTGTGGGGCTATCCTGTGTTCGAGAAGATCGGGCTGTATCAGACCGGGTACGTCAACAACGGCCTGATGATCCTGCCGCCGATGGCGCTGATTTGCGTCGGACTGATCATCTGGGTGCAGCGTAGCCGCAACCGTAATCTGATTGAGAAATAG
- the nqrC gene encoding NADH:ubiquinone reductase (Na(+)-transporting) subunit C, giving the protein MNKNSNTYIIAYAAVMVVIVAAVLSFAALSLKGVQAENARVEKMGDILRSIGEGGDADLVKDKAAYINEQYKKYIVDSYAVNVEGDRVDGANAFALLTNLKAEYDKPAAERSLPVFVSRNDEGVTSYVIPVWGAGLWGPVWGYVALADNWDTVNGVVFDHKSETPGLGAEISTAAFQAQFKGKHILENGRVVAIRLVKGGAPDDDPYAVDAVSGGTLTSVGVEKMLKNCLSDYDAYIEKQLGETAGNEVSTKNSESHE; this is encoded by the coding sequence ATGAATAAGAACAGCAATACCTATATAATCGCCTACGCGGCGGTCATGGTCGTGATCGTCGCGGCGGTGCTCTCGTTCGCGGCTTTGTCGCTCAAGGGCGTACAGGCCGAGAACGCGAGGGTCGAGAAAATGGGGGATATTCTCCGCTCGATCGGCGAGGGCGGCGACGCCGATCTGGTAAAAGACAAGGCGGCCTACATCAACGAGCAGTATAAGAAATACATCGTCGACAGCTATGCCGTCAATGTCGAGGGCGATCGGGTCGATGGAGCGAACGCGTTCGCCTTGCTGACGAACCTGAAGGCCGAATACGACAAGCCTGCCGCCGAGCGCAGCCTGCCCGTTTTCGTCAGCCGGAACGACGAAGGCGTCACGAGCTACGTGATTCCCGTTTGGGGAGCCGGTCTGTGGGGGCCTGTCTGGGGCTATGTCGCGCTGGCCGACAACTGGGATACCGTCAACGGAGTCGTCTTCGATCATAAGAGCGAGACTCCGGGGCTGGGCGCCGAGATTTCGACGGCCGCCTTTCAGGCTCAGTTCAAGGGCAAGCATATTCTCGAGAACGGCCGGGTCGTGGCCATACGGCTCGTTAAGGGCGGAGCGCCCGACGACGATCCGTATGCGGTCGATGCCGTCTCGGGCGGTACGCTGACGAGCGTAGGCGTGGAAAAAATGCTGAAAAATTGCTTGAGCGATTATGATGCTTATATCGAAAAGCAGCTCGGCGAGACGGCCGGGAACGAAGTGTCAACCAAAAATTCGGAAAGCCATGAGTAA